A section of the Humulus lupulus chromosome 2, drHumLupu1.1, whole genome shotgun sequence genome encodes:
- the LOC133818318 gene encoding heavy metal-associated isoprenylated plant protein 16-like has translation MKLKVVIKVALDDQKCRTKAIKTAVGVNGVTQASLQQEKSQIEVTGDDIDVVLLTTLLRKSLKHAEVVSVSPIEKKEEDNKTEVAQLLWHPYVTTESYYQMPEPGYVSYNHAYHYQQPSSCSIM, from the exons ATGAAG CTAAAGGTGGTCATCAAGGTCGCACTGGATGACCAGAAGTGCCGCACAAAAGCCATTAAGACTGCAGTTGGAGTTAATG GAGTAACACAAGCATCACTTCAGCAGGAGAAGAGCCAAATAGAGGTTACGGGAGACGACATCGACGTGGTTTTGCTGACCACTCTGCTCCGAAAGAGCTTGAAACACGCAGAAGTGGTGAGCGTGAGTCCCATtgagaagaaggaagaagacaacAAAACTGAAGTTGCTCAGCTCCTTTGGCATCCTTACGTGACCACAGAATCTTATTACCAAATGCCAGAGCCTGGATACGTGTCGTACAACCATGCCTACCACTACCAGCAACCCTCCTCTTGCTCCATTATGTAA